In Pirellulales bacterium, one genomic interval encodes:
- a CDS encoding phytase: MRLLTVYGMLVLMAGSMAIADADGPGAVAPEAEVVAVPVPLHCSQPAPVNRLTGAAIWVNPLDAAESRVIITNQSRGIEVHDLAGYLLKHLDEGFQTDSIIILHGFPLAGKPIDLVLATYPDERVSGVKMWCIQAEKAKLKPLDSDQFVVPDNPEPHGIAAYHSRKTDKFYVFVSSKEGEIDQLELTSDKNGKVTATPVCHFSVPSKTHGCIADEERGVVYFSEEKAGVWRFNAEPEAGKQGAKVISVGEHGLIPDVEGIGLYSLPGSKGYLVVVGQGKKTDRSRVNVYDRQDYHFVGAIIPSAADGNGVEFASAVAVTSAPLPEFPEGLLLIRDHINPNASEDFKYYSWADCAKALQLGSALTDPNASAK; encoded by the coding sequence ATGCGCCTTTTGACGGTTTATGGGATGCTGGTGTTGATGGCCGGCTCAATGGCTATCGCCGACGCCGATGGGCCAGGAGCCGTTGCTCCGGAAGCCGAGGTCGTAGCCGTACCAGTGCCACTGCATTGCTCGCAGCCGGCCCCGGTTAACCGACTGACCGGCGCTGCGATTTGGGTCAATCCGCTGGACGCGGCAGAAAGTCGCGTCATTATCACCAACCAGTCCCGCGGAATCGAAGTTCATGATCTGGCCGGGTACTTGCTCAAGCATTTGGACGAAGGCTTTCAGACTGATTCGATCATAATCTTGCACGGTTTTCCACTCGCCGGCAAACCGATCGACTTGGTGCTTGCAACCTATCCCGATGAGCGCGTGAGCGGCGTGAAAATGTGGTGCATTCAGGCTGAAAAAGCCAAACTCAAGCCGCTAGACAGCGACCAGTTTGTTGTGCCGGACAATCCCGAACCTCACGGTATTGCCGCCTATCACAGCCGTAAGACTGATAAGTTCTACGTATTCGTCTCGTCAAAAGAGGGCGAGATCGACCAGTTAGAACTTACCAGCGACAAGAACGGCAAGGTTACGGCCACGCCAGTTTGCCACTTCAGCGTGCCTAGTAAAACTCACGGATGCATCGCCGATGAAGAGCGCGGCGTGGTCTATTTTTCTGAAGAAAAGGCAGGCGTCTGGCGATTCAACGCCGAGCCTGAGGCAGGTAAACAAGGCGCGAAAGTAATCAGCGTTGGTGAGCATGGGCTAATTCCCGACGTCGAAGGGATTGGTCTCTATTCGCTGCCTGGCTCAAAAGGCTACCTGGTGGTCGTTGGCCAAGGCAAGAAGACGGACCGATCGCGAGTGAACGTGTATGACCGCCAAGACTACCATTTTGTGGGTGCGATCATTCCATCGGCCGCAGACGGCAACGGCGTCGAATTCGCATCCGCGGTCGCCGTGACTAGCGCTCCGCTGCCCGAGTTTCCCGAAGGGTTATTGCTCATTCGCGACCACATCAATCCCAACGCCAGCGAAGATTTCAAATATTATTCTTGGGCCGACTGTGCGAAGGCCCTACAACTTGGAAGTGCCTTGACCGATCCCAATGCGTCGGCGAAATAG
- a CDS encoding DUF1559 domain-containing protein, which translates to MSAHTCRRQAFTLIELLAVIAIIGILVALLLPAVQSARESARRMQCTNNTKQIALAIHAFLSANKAFPPGLPNCSPLASQWESGGAQMGDYMATCQGPSWASNIFDFLGEKFFNDRIWACAQYNKHICDDCEHDDAGGAPGTGGSTRMTVAAYLCPSASSMSILFGSKDPVVNGLGGTIGGSDSVAGLENLAKGNYAANFGKDSYVNSAAPGMAGMPGINYDVRNAGLFEVVSLPVPFFSSQQKGVFKMARNRGVKPREVTDGLSKTLMISEVQIWDTYKDVRGVWSCGSPGASTFLAKTGPNSVMPDTIIGCDSTIPSSNPLNCTQNQIDGQLWAAARSGHPGGVVAAMGDGSVTFFVDNIDLAVWQALSTRAGNEAEMNP; encoded by the coding sequence ATGTCAGCACACACTTGTCGTCGGCAGGCGTTTACTTTGATCGAATTGTTGGCGGTCATCGCTATCATCGGAATTCTAGTGGCACTCCTGTTGCCTGCGGTGCAGTCGGCTCGCGAATCGGCGCGCCGCATGCAGTGTACCAACAACACCAAGCAAATTGCTTTGGCAATTCATGCATTTCTTTCTGCCAACAAGGCCTTTCCGCCTGGATTGCCGAACTGTTCTCCCTTGGCTTCCCAATGGGAAAGCGGTGGTGCGCAAATGGGCGATTACATGGCAACCTGCCAAGGTCCCAGTTGGGCGTCGAACATTTTCGATTTCTTAGGCGAAAAATTCTTCAACGATCGCATCTGGGCGTGCGCCCAGTACAATAAACACATTTGCGACGATTGCGAGCACGATGATGCAGGGGGCGCTCCTGGCACCGGCGGCTCCACTCGCATGACGGTCGCTGCCTATCTTTGCCCTAGCGCTTCGAGTATGTCGATTTTGTTCGGCAGTAAGGACCCTGTGGTCAATGGTTTGGGTGGAACGATCGGCGGCAGCGACTCGGTTGCCGGCTTGGAGAATTTGGCCAAGGGCAATTACGCGGCAAATTTTGGCAAAGACTCCTACGTTAATTCGGCGGCGCCAGGCATGGCCGGCATGCCCGGTATCAATTACGACGTGCGCAACGCAGGTCTGTTTGAAGTCGTTTCGCTGCCAGTGCCATTTTTTTCCAGCCAGCAAAAGGGAGTTTTCAAAATGGCTCGCAATCGCGGGGTAAAACCGCGAGAAGTCACCGACGGACTTTCGAAAACGCTCATGATTTCCGAAGTGCAAATTTGGGATACTTATAAAGACGTCCGTGGAGTCTGGTCCTGTGGCTCCCCGGGCGCATCGACGTTTCTGGCAAAAACAGGTCCGAATTCGGTAATGCCCGACACCATCATCGGCTGTGATTCCACAATTCCCTCCAGCAACCCATTGAATTGCACCCAAAACCAAATAGATGGCCAGCTTTGGGCCGCTGCGCGGAGCGGTCATCCAGGAGGTGTGGTGGCGGCTATGGGAGACGGCTCGGTAACTTTCTTCGTCGATAATATCGATCTTGCTGTCTGGCAAGCTTTATCGACACGCGCCGGAAATGAAGCAGAAATGAATCCGTGA
- a CDS encoding sugar phosphate isomerase/epimerase family protein, giving the protein MFRYAICNETFQDWPFDRAFAFARECGYTGIEIAPFTLARYATEVLPRQRAQVRRQAEAAGLEVVGLHWLLAKTEGFYLTSPDRAVQSKTADYLCELARLCRDLGGSIMVLGSPQQRNLLPGVTKPQAMGYAADVLRAALPVLDECGVTIALEPLGPAEGDFLLTAAEGRELINLVNSPHVRLHLDCKAMASEAQPPADIIRTNRDIMVHFHANDPNRQGPGMGQLDMKPIFQALNAIDWRGWVSVEVFDYTPGIEHLARQSMQNMLAAAAVT; this is encoded by the coding sequence ATGTTCCGCTACGCCATTTGCAACGAAACTTTCCAAGATTGGCCCTTCGATCGGGCGTTTGCTTTTGCCCGCGAGTGCGGCTATACCGGCATTGAAATTGCGCCGTTCACGCTGGCCCGGTATGCAACCGAAGTTTTGCCGCGCCAGCGCGCTCAAGTGCGGCGGCAGGCTGAAGCGGCGGGTTTGGAAGTCGTTGGCCTCCACTGGCTGCTGGCCAAGACCGAAGGATTTTATCTCACCTCGCCCGATCGGGCCGTGCAAAGTAAAACGGCCGACTACCTTTGCGAGCTGGCCCGGCTGTGCCGCGACTTGGGCGGCTCGATCATGGTCCTCGGCTCCCCGCAGCAGCGCAATCTGCTGCCCGGCGTCACCAAGCCGCAAGCGATGGGTTACGCGGCCGACGTTTTGCGGGCCGCGCTGCCGGTGCTGGACGAATGCGGCGTAACCATTGCCTTGGAACCGCTGGGTCCGGCCGAGGGAGATTTTTTGCTCACTGCCGCCGAGGGGCGCGAACTTATCAACCTTGTCAACTCGCCGCACGTGCGGCTGCATCTGGATTGCAAAGCCATGGCCAGCGAAGCGCAACCGCCGGCCGACATCATCCGGACCAACCGCGACATCATGGTTCACTTCCACGCCAACGATCCCAACCGCCAAGGCCCCGGCATGGGCCAGCTCGATATGAAGCCGATCTTTCAGGCGCTGAATGCCATCGACTGGCGCGGCTGGGTCTCCGTGGAAGTGTTCGACTACACCCCCGGCATCGAACACCTTGCCCGCCAAAGCATGCAAAACATGTTGGCCGCCGCTGCAGTTACATAA
- a CDS encoding site-specific DNA-methyltransferase, giving the protein MALKPNRIHQGDCVELLAKLEPGSVHLAFADPPFNIGYEYDVYDDRKAYEHYLDWSREWMAGVHRALRPDGTFWLAIGDEYAAELKLAARDLGFSCRSWVIWYYTFGVNCTRKFNRSHAHLFHFLKDPKRFTFNENDPAIRVPSARQLVYADARANPKGRLPDDTWILRPQDLQGGFSEDSDTWYFPRVAGTFKERAGFHGCQMPEQLLGRIVRASSNVGDLVLDPFTGSGTTLTVAKKLGRSWIGCELSQEYVRQATERIERASVGESLNGAADPLASAPATVNGKRRKSTGKRKTVLSKR; this is encoded by the coding sequence GTGGCTTTGAAACCCAACCGCATTCATCAGGGCGATTGCGTCGAACTGCTGGCCAAGCTGGAGCCGGGCAGTGTGCATCTGGCATTTGCCGATCCGCCATTCAACATCGGCTACGAGTACGACGTGTACGACGACCGCAAGGCGTACGAGCATTATCTGGATTGGTCGCGCGAGTGGATGGCCGGCGTGCACCGGGCCTTGCGGCCCGATGGCACGTTCTGGCTGGCGATTGGCGATGAATATGCGGCGGAGCTGAAACTGGCGGCCCGCGATTTGGGCTTCAGTTGCCGGAGCTGGGTGATTTGGTATTACACGTTCGGCGTGAACTGCACACGGAAGTTCAACCGCTCGCACGCCCATCTGTTCCATTTTTTGAAAGACCCGAAGCGGTTCACATTCAACGAGAACGATCCGGCAATTCGCGTTCCCTCGGCCCGGCAGTTGGTGTATGCCGATGCTCGGGCCAATCCCAAGGGGCGGTTGCCGGACGATACGTGGATTTTGCGGCCGCAAGATTTGCAAGGCGGCTTCAGCGAAGATTCCGACACGTGGTATTTTCCGCGCGTGGCGGGGACTTTCAAAGAGCGGGCCGGCTTTCACGGCTGCCAGATGCCCGAGCAATTGTTGGGGCGGATTGTGCGGGCCAGCTCAAATGTCGGCGATTTGGTGCTCGATCCATTCACCGGCAGCGGCACGACACTTACGGTGGCGAAAAAATTGGGACGCAGTTGGATTGGCTGCGAACTTTCGCAAGAATATGTGCGGCAGGCGACGGAGCGGATTGAACGGGCGTCGGTCGGCGAATCGCTGAACGGCGCGGCCGATCCATTGGCCAGCGCGCCGGCGACGGTGAATGGCAAGCGGCGAAAATCAACGGGCAAACGTAAAACGGTTCTTTCCAAACGATAA
- a CDS encoding DUF1559 domain-containing protein, with amino-acid sequence MRLRLRATIPRQSLGLGGDCFLIVERGFTLVELLVVLAIIGVLVALLMPAVQGAREAARRATCLNNLRQIGVGLHHYNAAKREFPIGCICCNSVPGCSAPLRQIAWSAYLLPYIEEKHAWEIFDTTQPYNSAANHEAARTIIATYLCPSTVRAPQRTGLTTGDVNGNGQWDPGDDLAYIDYGGMFGHPPSLAGYAMEGNLVLGNGAMIYEKAISVQQITDGLSQTILVGEDSGRGPLLNGEWVDGQNIFDVTVAINRSQNNELWSDHAGGVNVAFCDGSARFLSEAMQTSVLFALCTRAGQEVIPANAY; translated from the coding sequence ATGCGCTTGCGATTGCGCGCTACGATCCCCCGGCAAAGCCTGGGGCTTGGGGGTGATTGCTTCTTGATTGTTGAGCGCGGATTCACGCTGGTGGAGCTGCTGGTGGTGCTGGCGATTATCGGCGTGCTGGTGGCGCTGCTCATGCCGGCGGTGCAAGGGGCGCGGGAAGCGGCTCGGCGAGCGACCTGCCTGAACAATTTGCGGCAGATCGGCGTCGGGCTGCACCATTACAACGCAGCCAAGCGAGAATTTCCGATCGGGTGCATTTGCTGCAATTCCGTTCCAGGCTGCAGTGCGCCGCTACGGCAAATTGCCTGGAGCGCGTATCTGCTTCCCTACATCGAAGAAAAACATGCTTGGGAAATTTTTGACACCACGCAGCCGTACAACAGCGCGGCCAATCATGAAGCGGCCCGAACGATTATTGCGACCTATTTGTGCCCCTCCACGGTTAGGGCTCCGCAGCGCACCGGCTTGACCACCGGCGACGTGAATGGCAACGGGCAATGGGATCCGGGCGACGACCTGGCGTACATCGATTACGGCGGCATGTTCGGGCATCCGCCGAGCCTGGCCGGCTATGCGATGGAGGGCAATTTGGTGCTGGGCAACGGCGCCATGATTTACGAGAAGGCCATTTCCGTACAGCAGATTACCGACGGCCTATCGCAAACCATTCTGGTTGGAGAAGACAGCGGGCGGGGACCTTTGCTGAACGGCGAGTGGGTCGACGGGCAAAACATTTTCGACGTGACCGTGGCCATCAATAGAAGTCAAAACAACGAATTGTGGAGCGACCATGCGGGGGGCGTGAACGTGGCGTTTTGCGACGGCTCCGCACGGTTTTTGTCGGAGGCAATGCAAACCAGCGTGCTATTTGCACTGTGCACGCGCGCTGGACAAGAGGTGATTCCGGCCAATGCGTATTAA